In Clostridium sp., one DNA window encodes the following:
- a CDS encoding sulfate ABC transporter substrate-binding protein yields the protein MKKFKFGILISLISIFILSSFTGCGSKSDTSSDKSAESKKPVELLNVSYDPTRELYEEYNKAFAKYWKEKSGQDVTIKQSHGGSGKQGRSIIEGQEADVATLALAYDIDAIQKADLINEGWQKKFKDNSSPYTSTIVFLVRKGNPKNIKDWDDLTKKGVSIVTPNPKTSGGARWNYLAAWGYALKKNNNDQAKAKEFVKNLYANVAVLDSGARGATTTFVERGVGDVLIAWENEAFLSVKELGKDKFDIVVPSVSILAEPPVAVVDKVVDKKGTRKVAEAYLNYLYSKEGQEIAAKNYYRPRDKEIAKKYESQFPKINLFTIDDVFGGWAKAQKTHFDDGGTFDQIYQPKK from the coding sequence ATGAAAAAATTTAAGTTTGGTATTTTGATTTCACTAATAAGTATTTTTATATTGTCATCTTTTACAGGATGCGGCAGTAAAAGCGATACAAGCAGTGACAAGTCAGCAGAAAGTAAAAAACCAGTTGAACTGTTGAACGTTTCTTATGATCCTACAAGAGAATTGTATGAAGAATATAATAAAGCTTTTGCAAAGTACTGGAAAGAAAAAAGTGGTCAGGATGTTACTATAAAACAGTCGCATGGAGGTTCAGGAAAACAGGGAAGATCAATTATAGAGGGACAGGAAGCTGATGTTGCAACGCTTGCCCTTGCATATGATATAGATGCAATTCAGAAGGCAGATTTAATTAATGAAGGCTGGCAGAAAAAATTTAAGGATAATAGCTCGCCTTATACGTCAACCATAGTATTTCTTGTTAGAAAAGGAAATCCTAAAAATATAAAGGACTGGGATGATCTCACAAAAAAAGGTGTATCAATAGTAACTCCAAATCCTAAAACATCAGGCGGTGCCAGATGGAATTATCTTGCAGCCTGGGGATATGCTTTAAAGAAAAACAATAATGATCAGGCGAAAGCAAAAGAATTTGTGAAAAATTTATATGCAAATGTTGCAGTGCTGGATTCAGGTGCAAGAGGTGCAACCACTACCTTTGTTGAAAGAGGAGTTGGAGATGTACTCATAGCCTGGGAAAATGAGGCTTTTCTATCAGTGAAAGAATTGGGAAAAGATAAGTTCGATATAGTTGTGCCTTCAGTAAGTATACTTGCAGAACCACCTGTAGCAGTAGTTGACAAGGTAGTGGATAAAAAAGGTACGAGAAAAGTTGCAGAAGCATATTTGAATTACCTGTACTCTAAAGAAGGACAGGAAATAGCTGCAAAGAACTACTACCGCCCGAGAGACAAAGAAATTGCCAAAAAATATGAAAGCCAATTTCCGAAGATAAATTTGTTTACAATAGATGATGTATTTGGAGGATGGGCTAAGGCACAGAAAACCCATTTTGATGATGGTGGAACTTTTGATCAGATATATCAACCTAAAAAGTAA
- the cysT gene encoding sulfate ABC transporter permease subunit CysT — MARKTRVIPGFNISMGLAVLYLSLIVLIPLSTILIQTSKMGFDEFLKVVTNPRVVASYKISFGCAFIAASINTIFGLIISWVLVRYDFHFKRFIDGCIDLPFALPTAVAGISLTTLYSKNGWIGSFLSKFGIEGSFSTFGITVALVFIGIPFVVRTVQPVLEDLDSSIEEAASTLGASRIQIFFKVILPQLLAPLLTGFSLAFARGIGEYGSVVFIAGNKPMKTEIAPLLIMTKLEQFDYSGATAIALIMLVFSFFMLFVINLIQWKSNKYA; from the coding sequence ATGGCTAGAAAGACAAGAGTTATTCCGGGATTTAATATATCTATGGGATTAGCTGTTTTATATTTAAGTTTGATAGTTCTAATTCCACTCAGTACAATATTGATTCAGACGTCAAAAATGGGATTTGATGAATTCCTGAAAGTTGTTACAAATCCAAGGGTAGTTGCATCGTATAAAATAAGCTTTGGCTGTGCATTTATAGCAGCTTCCATAAATACCATATTTGGGTTGATTATTTCCTGGGTACTGGTAAGATATGATTTCCACTTCAAGAGATTTATTGATGGATGTATAGACCTGCCATTTGCTCTCCCTACAGCTGTTGCAGGTATTTCACTTACGACACTTTACTCAAAAAACGGATGGATTGGTTCTTTTCTTTCCAAGTTTGGCATAGAGGGATCATTTTCTACATTTGGAATCACTGTGGCATTGGTATTTATAGGTATACCATTTGTTGTGCGTACAGTTCAGCCTGTTCTTGAAGATCTGGATTCAAGTATAGAAGAAGCAGCTTCGACTCTTGGTGCATCCAGGATACAGATATTTTTCAAAGTAATACTTCCACAACTCCTTGCTCCACTTTTAACGGGATTTTCACTTGCTTTTGCAAGAGGTATAGGAGAATATGGTTCTGTTGTATTTATAGCAGGAAACAAGCCGATGAAGACAGAGATAGCTCCACTTTTAATAATGACCAAGCTTGAGCAGTTTGATTATTCGGGAGCTACAGCTATAGCCCTGATTATGCTTGTATTTTCATTTTTCATGCTGTTTGTTATAAATTTAATTCAATGGAAATCCAATAAGTATGCATAG
- the cysW gene encoding sulfate ABC transporter permease subunit CysW yields MKNRNYSGSGAVKFLLIAITIIFLFIMLGMPLILILMEAFKKGKDAYIMAITEENTVSAIKLTLIASGIAVLLNTVFGIIMAFAVSKFKFKGRNFLITLIDLPFAISPVIAGLIYVLTFGRGGLFYNFLFQNDIKIIFALPGIILATIFVTFPFVSREIIPLMITQGTDEEEAAASMGANLWTIFRKITLPNIKWGLLYGIVLCSARAIGEFGAVSVVSGHIRGETNTLPLHVEILYNEYQFSASFAVSSILVFIAIIILILRNIIEWKAKKEVK; encoded by the coding sequence TTGAAAAATAGAAATTATTCTGGATCTGGTGCTGTTAAATTTCTACTCATAGCAATAACAATAATATTTTTATTTATAATGCTTGGAATGCCATTGATACTCATACTGATGGAGGCCTTTAAAAAAGGTAAAGATGCATATATTATGGCTATTACAGAGGAAAATACTGTTTCAGCCATAAAACTTACTTTAATAGCTTCAGGTATTGCAGTTCTTTTAAATACTGTATTTGGTATAATAATGGCTTTTGCCGTATCAAAATTTAAATTCAAAGGCAGAAATTTTTTAATAACATTGATAGATCTTCCATTTGCTATTTCACCGGTTATAGCAGGACTTATATATGTGCTGACTTTTGGAAGAGGAGGTTTATTTTACAACTTTTTATTCCAGAATGATATTAAGATAATTTTCGCACTGCCGGGGATAATTTTGGCTACGATATTTGTTACATTCCCCTTTGTATCCAGGGAGATAATACCACTGATGATTACACAGGGAACTGATGAGGAAGAAGCAGCAGCCTCCATGGGGGCAAATTTATGGACAATATTCAGAAAAATAACGCTGCCAAATATAAAATGGGGACTGCTTTATGGAATAGTGCTGTGCAGTGCCCGTGCAATAGGTGAATTTGGAGCCGTTTCAGTAGTTTCCGGACATATAAGGGGTGAGACGAATACTCTTCCGCTTCATGTGGAAATATTGTATAATGAATATCAGTTTTCGGCATCTTTTGCAGTATCATCTATTTTGGTGTTTATAGCCATAATTATATTGATTCTGAGAAATATTATTGAGTGGAAAGCAAAAAAAGAGGTGAAATAG
- a CDS encoding sulfate/molybdate ABC transporter ATP-binding protein yields the protein MYVQVKNLNKKFGSYDASKNISFEIDKGKLVALLGPSGSGKTTILRIIAGLETADSGEVYIDGKLVNNIPSGKRGIGFVFQNYALFRNMTVYQNIAFGLSIKKADKKYIKQRVNELIELIGLKGLENRYPSQLSGGQKQRVAFARALAPKPQLLLLDEPFAAIDAKVRKELRTWLRQMIHKLEITSIFVTHDQEEAVEVADEIIVTNLGSIEQIGKAVDIYKNPNTTFVAKFIGQSNVIESINEFRAFKDIKEGNEFVIRPEFVEIGKKGEIQCELACDKGVVTDISFAGSNWIVSVKLGNVEITGFRSLEKESLNVGEEVLVLVYRLYVFKGNKVEIIENKLKTDTTSAYI from the coding sequence ATGTATGTTCAAGTTAAAAATCTTAACAAGAAATTTGGAAGTTATGACGCTTCAAAAAATATATCATTCGAAATAGACAAAGGTAAATTAGTAGCCCTTCTTGGACCCAGTGGAAGTGGAAAAACTACGATACTTCGCATAATTGCAGGACTTGAGACTGCCGACAGTGGTGAAGTTTATATCGACGGAAAACTGGTAAACAATATACCTTCAGGTAAAAGGGGAATAGGATTTGTTTTTCAGAACTATGCCCTTTTCAGGAATATGACCGTTTATCAGAATATAGCATTTGGACTTTCCATAAAAAAAGCCGACAAAAAATATATAAAGCAGAGAGTCAATGAATTAATAGAACTTATAGGGCTTAAAGGACTGGAAAACAGATATCCAAGTCAGTTGTCCGGTGGACAGAAACAGAGAGTTGCTTTTGCAAGGGCACTTGCTCCAAAGCCACAGCTTCTTCTTCTGGATGAGCCTTTTGCAGCTATTGATGCTAAAGTAAGAAAAGAACTTAGGACATGGCTCAGACAGATGATACACAAACTTGAAATAACAAGTATTTTTGTAACTCATGATCAGGAAGAGGCAGTAGAGGTAGCAGATGAAATTATTGTAACCAATTTAGGAAGTATTGAACAAATTGGAAAAGCGGTTGACATATACAAAAATCCAAACACGACCTTTGTAGCAAAATTTATTGGTCAATCAAATGTCATTGAGAGTATTAATGAATTCAGGGCATTCAAGGATATTAAAGAGGGCAATGAATTTGTTATAAGACCTGAATTTGTTGAAATAGGTAAAAAAGGAGAAATACAATGTGAACTTGCCTGTGATAAAGGTGTTGTTACTGATATTTCTTTTGCAGGTTCCAATTGGATTGTAAGTGTTAAATTAGGAAATGTAGAAATTACAGGATTCCGTTCACTTGAAAAAGAGAGTTTAAATGTAGGCGAGGAAGTATTGGTACTTGTATATAGATTGTATGTATTTAAAGGTAATAAAGTAGAAATTATTGAAAATAAATTGAAAACCGATACTACATCGGCATATATATAA
- a CDS encoding peroxiredoxin: MKLISVGDTAPDFSLEDNLGQFVKLSEYRGKNILLSWHPLAWTPVCTDQMRELENKWNTFQELNTVPFGISVDAQPSKKAWATALALENLKLLSDFWPHGKVTQDYGLFVEKEGISKRANIIIDETGIVRWVKVYQPAQLPDINEIIQTLSGLQIAVK, translated from the coding sequence ATGAAATTAATTTCTGTAGGAGATACAGCTCCAGATTTTTCATTGGAGGACAATCTTGGACAATTTGTAAAATTATCAGAGTATAGAGGTAAAAATATATTGCTTTCCTGGCATCCTCTTGCCTGGACACCCGTTTGTACGGATCAAATGAGAGAACTTGAAAACAAATGGAATACCTTTCAAGAATTGAATACTGTTCCATTCGGGATAAGCGTCGATGCCCAGCCTTCAAAAAAAGCCTGGGCAACTGCACTTGCACTGGAGAATCTGAAGCTTCTTTCCGATTTCTGGCCCCATGGAAAGGTTACCCAGGACTACGGCTTATTTGTAGAAAAAGAAGGTATATCAAAAAGAGCCAATATAATAATAGATGAAACTGGAATAGTAAGATGGGTGAAGGTATATCAGCCGGCACAATTGCCTGACATAAATGAAATCATACAAACTTTGTCAGGCTTGCAGATAGCTGTAAAATAA
- a CDS encoding amino acid permease, producing MKDKRRGLSVWQLVTMALGTIIGGSFFIGSSVAIRSAGPAIVISYVLGGILVYFILSALSEMIKDDPSSGSFRSFTAKAFGAGTGFVVGWVYWTGMILAMSSEVAALFIIFHTWIPYVPIILFGTVTIVGITLLNLLGADKLSRIESGLVVFKLFAIVSFIVIGTFLISELIPKNPEALLGKLTGRSIFPNGIKGIAGSMLTVMFAYAGFEIIGLAYSETDNPKETIPKASLYTVISLVGLYVVSAVVITMLIPTGSLNENVSPMVSALDRWGISWAGNVISLIMFTAVLSTMLAGMFGLGRMVRSLADEGYTPVILKDRKNVPYRGIIFSGLSMFIGLVIGLLFPKVYLFLISSGGFALMFTYAAIVASQIRMQKKKREKYTYASWFTLVVLICVICSMPFVQGQFAGLVAGSLIVLLYSLIYVSMRYYENVKKLKYQDMKNSNINLFTEFSKELGKNEEKQKHNNHRNEK from the coding sequence ATGAAAGACAAACGTAGAGGGTTATCTGTATGGCAGCTTGTAACCATGGCACTGGGAACTATAATCGGGGGATCTTTTTTTATTGGCTCGTCTGTAGCCATACGTTCAGCTGGACCTGCAATTGTAATATCATATGTGCTAGGTGGAATTTTGGTATATTTCATCCTTTCTGCACTTTCTGAAATGATAAAAGATGATCCATCTTCCGGATCATTTAGAAGTTTTACTGCAAAAGCCTTTGGAGCCGGTACTGGATTTGTCGTGGGCTGGGTTTACTGGACGGGAATGATTCTCGCCATGTCAAGTGAAGTTGCAGCCCTCTTTATTATATTTCACACCTGGATACCTTATGTACCGATTATTTTATTTGGGACTGTAACAATTGTTGGAATTACACTTCTTAATTTACTTGGAGCCGATAAATTGAGCAGGATTGAGAGTGGATTGGTTGTTTTTAAGCTGTTTGCAATAGTGTCCTTCATAGTTATTGGAACATTTTTGATTTCAGAATTAATACCAAAAAATCCAGAAGCATTGTTGGGAAAACTCACAGGTAGATCAATTTTTCCAAATGGAATAAAGGGCATTGCAGGAAGCATGCTTACGGTAATGTTTGCTTATGCCGGCTTTGAAATAATAGGTCTGGCATATTCTGAAACGGATAATCCAAAGGAAACAATTCCCAAAGCATCTTTATATACTGTAATCAGTCTTGTTGGACTATATGTAGTCTCGGCTGTGGTAATTACAATGTTGATCCCCACGGGATCACTCAATGAAAATGTGAGTCCTATGGTTTCGGCACTTGACAGGTGGGGCATAAGCTGGGCCGGGAATGTTATAAGCCTGATAATGTTTACTGCAGTACTTTCAACCATGCTGGCAGGTATGTTTGGTCTTGGTAGAATGGTTCGTTCTCTTGCGGATGAAGGATATACTCCGGTGATATTAAAGGACAGAAAAAATGTTCCCTACAGGGGAATAATTTTTTCAGGATTGTCCATGTTCATTGGACTTGTAATTGGTCTTCTGTTTCCTAAAGTCTATTTGTTTTTAATAAGTTCGGGAGGCTTTGCGCTGATGTTTACGTATGCAGCCATAGTTGCCTCACAAATCCGCATGCAGAAAAAGAAAAGAGAAAAATATACATATGCTTCATGGTTTACACTAGTTGTCCTTATTTGTGTTATTTGCAGCATGCCGTTTGTACAGGGACAGTTTGCCGGACTTGTGGCAGGATCTCTGATTGTTTTATTGTATTCATTGATATACGTATCAATGAGATATTATGAAAATGTAAAAAAATTAAAATATCAAGATATGAAGAATAGTAATATAAATTTGTTTACAGAATTTTCTAAAGAACTTGGGAAGAACGAGGAAAAGCAAAAGCACAATAATCATAGAAATGAGAAATAA
- a CDS encoding DUF1657 domain-containing protein yields MTVGSEVKQTLANLRGIESTLRIYSIQSGNKQEINAYKEALKTTETVTKNIESRLKDIQLEEPQYKKN; encoded by the coding sequence ATGACAGTAGGTTCAGAAGTAAAGCAGACATTGGCTAATTTAAGGGGAATCGAAAGTACGTTGAGAATCTATTCCATTCAAAGTGGAAATAAACAAGAAATAAATGCTTATAAAGAAGCTCTCAAAACAACAGAGACAGTAACCAAAAATATAGAGAGTAGATTGAAGGATATACAACTTGAAGAACCTCAATATAAGAAAAACTAG
- a CDS encoding DUF421 domain-containing protein: protein MEGLGILILRVVILFFLTLVLIRLIEKGNISEAAPFKLVSYIVVSVIAAVLSLGLISNITAGFVVFAIWVVLSLVVDYASLKVKWIYDLINGKETILIKNGKVMEENLKKIRYTGDDLLRELRSKNIFNLSDVEFAIMESTGDINALLKSDKKPVTPHDLQREVAPLSQPETVILDGKILDGALTNRGLNREWLRVQLSNLGVLLENVFIGQVDSSGDLFVDTFDDSMEIIQPKVKELLYASMAKVQSDLFAFSLQTENPEAKKMYSNNANTVKRMMDKLEPYLLR from the coding sequence ATGGAAGGTTTGGGAATATTAATTTTAAGAGTTGTAATTTTATTTTTTTTAACTTTGGTATTAATAAGGTTGATTGAAAAAGGAAATATATCAGAAGCAGCACCCTTTAAACTGGTAAGTTACATTGTAGTCTCTGTTATTGCAGCAGTACTTTCCTTGGGCTTGATATCCAATATAACGGCGGGATTTGTTGTATTTGCTATATGGGTGGTACTCTCTCTTGTTGTGGATTATGCATCCTTGAAGGTTAAATGGATATATGATCTTATAAATGGGAAAGAAACCATTCTGATAAAGAATGGAAAGGTCATGGAAGAGAACTTGAAGAAAATAAGATACACCGGTGATGATTTACTGAGAGAACTGCGGTCAAAAAATATTTTTAATCTGTCAGATGTTGAGTTTGCCATAATGGAATCCACAGGAGATATAAATGCACTTTTAAAATCAGACAAAAAGCCAGTTACTCCCCATGACCTGCAGAGAGAGGTTGCACCGCTGTCTCAGCCTGAAACGGTAATACTTGATGGGAAAATACTTGACGGTGCTTTGACAAATAGAGGGTTAAACCGTGAATGGCTCAGAGTACAACTATCAAATCTAGGTGTGCTTCTTGAAAATGTATTTATTGGCCAGGTGGATTCTTCAGGAGACTTGTTTGTGGATACATTCGATGATTCAATGGAGATAATCCAGCCTAAAGTCAAAGAACTGCTTTATGCAAGTATGGCAAAAGTCCAGTCCGATCTTTTTGCCTTCTCGCTTCAAACTGAAAATCCTGAGGCGAAAAAAATGTATTCAAACAACGCCAATACAGTAAAAAGAATGATGGATAAACTTGAACCATATTTATTAAGATAG
- a CDS encoding DUF1657 domain-containing protein, with translation MTVGTQMQQVIAGVQSAAASMKTFALQTEDQTAKQDFQQLAKTFEDALQVLNGRLKYIQEQEVQYR, from the coding sequence ATGACAGTAGGAACACAAATGCAGCAGGTCATAGCTGGAGTTCAATCAGCGGCTGCATCAATGAAGACTTTTGCACTGCAGACAGAAGATCAAACTGCAAAACAAGACTTTCAGCAGCTTGCCAAAACCTTTGAAGATGCACTTCAGGTTTTGAATGGAAGGTTGAAGTACATTCAGGAACAGGAAGTTCAGTACAGATAG
- a CDS encoding flavodoxin, which translates to MANINIVYWSGTGNTEKMANLISQGATESGHSVKLINVSEASEEDVNTADVLVLGSPAMGDEVIEESEMEPFVDSITDKLKGKKVALFGSYGWGDGQWMRSWQERIEDAGATLVDEGLIVNEAPEGEDETKCIEFGKSLIK; encoded by the coding sequence ATGGCAAATATAAACATAGTATATTGGAGTGGAACAGGAAACACAGAAAAAATGGCAAATTTGATTAGTCAGGGTGCAACTGAAAGTGGACATTCAGTAAAGTTGATAAATGTTTCAGAAGCATCTGAAGAAGATGTAAATACAGCAGATGTATTGGTACTCGGATCACCTGCCATGGGAGACGAAGTTATTGAGGAATCGGAAATGGAGCCATTTGTAGATTCCATAACTGATAAGCTCAAAGGAAAGAAGGTTGCTTTATTCGGGTCGTATGGATGGGGAGACGGACAGTGGATGAGGAGCTGGCAGGAAAGAATTGAAGATGCAGGAGCAACTTTGGTTGATGAAGGTTTGATTGTCAATGAAGCTCCGGAAGGCGAAGATGAAACTAAGTGCATAGAATTTGGAAAATCACTAATTAAATAA
- a CDS encoding rhodanese-like domain-containing protein, whose product MDGSSFKEISGHRLKKLLDRKYNFLLIDVRTPEEYSEGHIPGSKNIPLQEFENIIKKMDINFNTDIVVYCRSGIRASNACDILNKLGFKSIYNFGGIYNWKYELKK is encoded by the coding sequence ATGGATGGTTCATCTTTTAAAGAAATATCAGGACACAGACTGAAAAAATTGCTTGACCGTAAATATAATTTCCTTTTAATTGATGTCAGAACCCCTGAAGAATATTCTGAAGGACATATCCCCGGAAGTAAGAATATTCCTCTTCAAGAATTCGAAAATATCATTAAAAAGATGGATATAAATTTCAATACAGATATTGTAGTTTATTGCAGAAGCGGCATAAGAGCTTCAAATGCCTGTGATATATTGAACAAATTGGGATTTAAGAGTATTTATAATTTTGGTGGAATCTATAACTGGAAATATGAACTTAAAAAATAG
- a CDS encoding cation diffusion facilitator family transporter: MNEEYEKLEIAEKGARLSIAAYIFLSIFKLSMGYFFNSKALLADGINNSTDIIASVAIFIGLKISRKPADEDHAYGHLRAQTVSSLVASIIMAAVGIDVLYNAIHSTIYFREESPDMITAGVASACAVIIYFVYRYNRNIALKINSLSLMATAKDNLSDSWVSIGAAIGITASQFGYPWIDPLAAAVVGILIIKTGIEIFKESANNLTDGFDSRKLDNIVYKIESTEGVESVKNIKARVHGNNILLDIIIGVNSRLTVSESHKITEKIEKKLNEECGIEYVIIHVEPSFTI, translated from the coding sequence ATGAATGAAGAATATGAAAAACTTGAAATTGCAGAAAAAGGAGCCCGTCTTAGCATTGCTGCATATATTTTCTTGTCTATTTTCAAACTTTCAATGGGGTATTTCTTTAATTCAAAAGCACTTTTGGCGGATGGAATCAATAATTCCACAGATATAATTGCATCAGTTGCAATATTTATAGGTTTGAAAATATCTAGGAAACCTGCCGATGAGGATCATGCTTACGGGCATTTGAGAGCACAGACGGTATCATCTCTTGTTGCATCAATTATAATGGCGGCGGTGGGTATTGACGTTCTCTACAATGCAATTCATTCCACCATATATTTTAGAGAAGAATCACCTGATATGATTACAGCTGGAGTTGCTTCAGCCTGTGCTGTAATCATATATTTTGTATATAGGTATAACAGAAATATAGCTCTTAAAATCAACAGTTTATCATTGATGGCTACGGCAAAAGACAATCTTTCAGATTCCTGGGTCAGCATTGGTGCGGCCATTGGAATTACAGCATCTCAATTTGGGTATCCGTGGATAGATCCATTGGCTGCAGCAGTAGTTGGAATACTGATAATTAAAACTGGTATTGAGATATTCAAAGAATCCGCAAATAATTTAACAGATGGATTCGACAGTAGAAAACTTGACAATATAGTATACAAAATAGAGAGTACAGAAGGAGTAGAAAGTGTAAAAAATATAAAGGCCAGAGTACACGGAAACAATATTCTGCTTGATATAATTATAGGGGTTAATTCCAGATTAACTGTATCGGAGAGTCATAAAATAACCGAGAAGATAGAAAAAAAACTCAATGAAGAATGTGGTATAGAATATGTCATAATACACGTAGAACCCAGCTTTACAATATAG
- a CDS encoding M3 family oligoendopeptidase — translation MNFDEFKYERPDYDSIRKSIISLVKHVENANSAEKQYEYIKDINKIRNHIQTMSTLTEIRHSIDTKNKFYDGEQSYWDKYTPLYDELNSTFFRVMVNSNFRNDLEKKFGRQFFTLAEFSLKAFSPEIIGELQQENKLSSDYTKLIASAQIHFQGEDRNLSGLTPFIQSKDRQLRRNASDAKYKFFSENEGEIDRIYDELVKVRTRIAQKLGFKSFVDLGYIRMMRSDYNSHMVSDFRKQVQDYIVPAASKLYERQKKRLGIQNLTYYDENFEFITGNAKPKGDSKWIIANAKRMYSELSPETKEFFKFMVDCNLMDLVTKPGKAGGGYCTYIPDYKAPFIFSNFNGTSGDVDVLTHEAGHAFQVYSSRWIEIPECNFPTYESCEIHSMSMEFFTWPWMDLFFEEDADKYRFAHLSSAIKFIPYGVAVDEFQHCMYENPELTPEERKHAWRKIEKKYLPHKNYEGCDFLERGCWWFQQSHIFNVPFYYIDYTLAQICALQFWKKSNENRENTWKDYLKLCKAGGTKSFLELVNYSDLKSPFESGCINATINPVNEWLNSIDDRIL, via the coding sequence ATGAACTTTGATGAATTTAAATATGAGAGACCGGATTATGATAGTATCAGGAAATCAATTATATCCCTTGTAAAGCACGTGGAAAATGCCAATAGCGCTGAAAAACAGTATGAATATATTAAAGATATAAACAAAATCAGGAATCACATACAAACCATGTCTACCTTAACTGAAATAAGGCACAGCATAGATACAAAGAATAAATTCTATGATGGGGAACAGAGTTACTGGGATAAGTATACGCCCCTATATGACGAGCTTAATTCCACGTTTTTCAGAGTAATGGTAAATTCCAATTTCAGGAATGACCTTGAAAAGAAATTTGGCAGGCAGTTCTTTACTTTAGCAGAATTCTCCCTCAAAGCTTTTTCACCTGAAATAATAGGTGAACTCCAGCAGGAAAACAAGCTTTCTTCAGATTATACAAAATTAATAGCGTCAGCCCAAATACACTTTCAGGGTGAAGACAGGAATCTTTCAGGTTTGACTCCTTTTATACAAAGCAAAGACAGGCAGCTTAGGAGAAATGCTTCCGATGCCAAATACAAGTTTTTTTCAGAGAATGAAGGTGAAATTGACAGAATATATGATGAGCTGGTAAAAGTCAGAACCAGGATAGCACAAAAGCTTGGATTTAAAAGTTTTGTAGACCTTGGTTACATAAGAATGATGAGAAGCGACTACAATTCACATATGGTATCTGATTTTAGAAAACAAGTCCAGGATTATATTGTTCCTGCGGCTTCAAAGCTCTATGAACGACAAAAAAAGAGGTTAGGCATTCAGAACTTGACTTATTATGATGAAAATTTCGAATTTATTACAGGAAATGCAAAACCCAAGGGAGATTCAAAATGGATAATTGCAAATGCCAAAAGAATGTACTCGGAATTGTCTCCTGAAACAAAAGAATTCTTTAAATTCATGGTGGACTGCAATCTTATGGATCTTGTAACCAAACCTGGAAAAGCCGGAGGCGGATACTGTACTTATATACCCGACTACAAAGCTCCTTTTATATTTTCAAATTTCAACGGCACTTCCGGAGATGTTGATGTACTGACTCATGAAGCAGGTCATGCTTTCCAGGTTTATTCTTCAAGATGGATAGAAATACCTGAGTGTAATTTTCCAACCTATGAGAGCTGTGAAATACACTCGATGAGCATGGAGTTTTTTACATGGCCCTGGATGGATTTATTTTTCGAGGAAGATGCTGATAAATATAGATTTGCACATTTAAGCAGCGCAATAAAATTCATACCTTATGGAGTTGCTGTAGATGAATTTCAACACTGCATGTATGAAAATCCTGAACTTACACCGGAAGAGAGAAAACATGCATGGAGAAAAATCGAAAAAAAATATCTACCCCACAAAAACTATGAAGGCTGTGATTTCCTTGAAAGAGGATGCTGGTGGTTCCAGCAATCACATATATTCAACGTTCCTTTTTACTATATAGATTATACTCTTGCACAGATATGTGCACTGCAATTCTGGAAGAAATCTAATGAGAACAGAGAGAACACCTGGAAGGATTATCTAAAGCTCTGTAAAGCAGGTGGAACTAAGTCATTTTTGGAACTGGTAAACTATTCAGATTTGAAATCTCCCTTTGAAAGTGGCTGTATAAATGCAACTATAAATCCGGTAAATGAATGGTTAAACTCAATAGATGACAGAATTCTTTAA